From Candidatus Rokuibacteriota bacterium, one genomic window encodes:
- a CDS encoding LLM class flavin-dependent oxidoreductase, whose product MKFGTFYFFQATPGQRHADIIRGELDQVEWTEELGFDEIWLTEHHFIEYGLSVDPAALASAAASRTRRIRIGLAAAILPFHHPLRLAEQMALVDIISNGRLDVGVGRGNRPAEFRGYRVPQEESRERFDEAVEIMQRAWTEDRFSYDGRFFKVPEVSVIPKPVQRPHPPLYQVCVTKDGIENTALRGWPMLNSVLFGPVSQLVTNRDTYVETLKKSGRSPEEITSLLSRWGVSRQIYVAETDAKAFAEAKDAELWYQESFKKFVVPDRIEDTHPSLQPGFRAMAERLSKVTWEGLVAETLAFGSPDTVARHIEEMRQLGVGQVMCWMNFGGLSQERVRRSMELFAREVMPRFRQ is encoded by the coding sequence GTGAAATTCGGCACCTTCTACTTCTTCCAGGCTACGCCGGGGCAGCGTCACGCCGACATCATCCGCGGAGAGCTCGATCAGGTCGAGTGGACTGAGGAGCTGGGCTTCGACGAGATCTGGCTCACGGAGCACCATTTCATCGAGTACGGGCTCTCGGTCGATCCGGCGGCGCTCGCCTCCGCGGCCGCCTCGCGCACGCGGCGGATCCGCATCGGCCTAGCCGCCGCCATCCTGCCCTTCCATCACCCGCTGCGGCTCGCGGAGCAGATGGCGCTGGTGGACATCATCTCGAACGGCCGGCTCGACGTCGGTGTCGGGCGCGGCAACCGCCCCGCCGAGTTCCGCGGCTACCGCGTGCCGCAGGAGGAGAGCCGTGAGCGCTTCGACGAGGCCGTGGAGATCATGCAGCGCGCGTGGACCGAGGACCGCTTCAGCTACGACGGGCGCTTCTTCAAGGTGCCCGAGGTGTCCGTCATCCCCAAGCCCGTCCAGCGCCCGCACCCGCCGCTCTACCAGGTGTGCGTGACGAAGGACGGCATCGAGAACACGGCGCTCCGCGGCTGGCCCATGCTCAACTCCGTCCTCTTCGGCCCCGTCAGCCAGCTCGTGACCAACCGCGACACCTATGTCGAGACCTTGAAAAAATCGGGGCGCAGCCCGGAGGAGATCACGAGCCTCCTCTCCCGCTGGGGCGTCTCGCGCCAGATCTACGTTGCGGAGACCGACGCGAAGGCGTTTGCCGAGGCCAAGGACGCCGAGCTCTGGTACCAGGAGTCCTTCAAGAAGTTCGTCGTCCCCGACCGCATCGAGGACACGCATCCGTCGCTCCAGCCCGGCTTCCGCGCCATGGCGGAGCGCCTCTCGAAGGTCACGTGGGAAGGGCTCGTCGCCGAGACGCTCGCCTTCGGCTCGCCTGACACGGTCGCGCGGCACATCGAGGAGATGCGCCAGTTGGGCGTCGGGCAGGTGATGTGCTGGATGAACTT